DNA from Triticum aestivum cultivar Chinese Spring chromosome 7D, IWGSC CS RefSeq v2.1, whole genome shotgun sequence:
AATTGATCCTCACCGTGGAAATCATGCACATGTAGAAGTTTATAaacttttattaaaaaaatatacTACTTGTCGTAAGTCCATAAAACTTCAAGATCAAGCTCAACCAGATTTACAAGATCTAAGTTTTTTTTTTTGTCAAATATTGGTTTTGAATTCTTAGAGGCTTCTGGATAAGCATGATCACCTCCTCCAAATAAGTCATCTGCGAATTTAGACATTTTGAATCTTAAGCAATTAATGCTTATACATGCTTCTTTCTTATTTTGGGCAAAACCTTTAAATACTTGCTATCAAGGGCGGAGCTTAGTGCATGGCTGGGGGGGCTGTGGCCCCCCCAAGGATTTGCACATGCAGTCATAAATTTTTCAGAAAGAGATTAGATGATGAAATTTTATGTGTTTGGCCCCCCCACTAGCTCATATATTCTACTTAGCCCCCCCCAACGAACTtcgtcaagctccgccactgcttgctatatcttttgtcttTTATTATCTCCATTCCTAAATGCATGAAAGCGTGCAGTCAAACTTCTGCAATTTTGTAATAAAACGGGATTGCTAAATCTATGTCTActaagacttaaccaagtctcagtcgatGTTATATTTGTAAGATCTTACatgaagatccgtgcaaaatttattttaaattttttctttcttctttttataTGTTCTATCACTTGActaagacttggttaagtctcagtcgactaagatCTAGCCACACCCTTAACAAAATATTAAAAAGTGGTTGTAAGGCTGGAACAATATTTTTAGATTTGGATGAAAGATAACTCCATAATATAATTGTTTTAACTCTATACTAATATATACATATAAAAAATAACGGATAAAGCTGTATGCTGGAAATCCTGTCAATGTCCAAAACGGCAAAACGGCATCCATTTATGAATGAAGGAACTATTTTTTGTTTAATTTTTTTTACAGATTTATCCACAAGTCATTTGGAAAATAACACCTAGCTAGCTTTTCATGACTAACTACCTAGACATAAGAACATGTCAACATAAAGAATCTTTTACTTCCCACCATTCCAAGAAGATCCTTTTTTTTTCAATCCAATTTCCAAGCCCCTTTTGGTCCCCATGCATGGGCAGTGAGCAGTCCGGTTGGCACTTTCACAAGGAAAAGTGCTCCATAAGCTCAAAGACGGAAAGCTACACGATTGATTGAAAAGAAGCAATGAGATGTTACTGTCATAAATGATAGGTTCACTTATCCTCTACTTTTTGCAGAACAGATAAAGAACATATAGCTATATTCCTGAGCTGTCCACAGCTGTGAACTTTTACTATTTTTATTAAAACAAGAGAAAACAAATCTGCCTATAGAAACAACTCAATAAGTTTTCTCATTTTCATGTGCTTTTATGCAAGCGTTCGACCGCCCCGTTTGGAATAAAAGGAATTCCCCGACTCCTACGGAACACATACTGTGCTGAACTTTTGCAAATTCATGTGATATATATGTCCTTACCAAAATAAATGTGATATATGCATATACATGTTCAGCAAACAATTTATTATATTTGggtgggaagggggggggggggatgaaatGGAATGCTTCTCTTGACTGTCACAGTTTCTGTCGGTTCATATTTACTTTTGGCCTGGAGAGTGCAGTTCCCGGATAGCAACTGGTGAAAACAACAAGTCCAGAGGTTCCTCTGTCAGTCACAGTATATTTCCAAATCATGCTAATCAAACACATCTgataatagctactccctccgatccaaaatatgtgtcgtggaactaaaaccacgacatttATTTTGGATCAGACGGAGTATTTGACAAAGCATGTTCCCTGCTTTAGGACAGCACAATTGCTTTATACGTGTTATGTATAGGACGCACAAATCAATTACTATTTGTTTTAGATCACATGGCAGCTACAGTAGATTGGGAACAGGAGCATTCTGAACGGAAGTAGTTTTACCGTAATATATTGTGCTAAACAGTAATTTTACCAAATTCTGGAAGCAATAATTGCTATATCGAAAATATGACGGTTAGGTTGTCCTAGATACATGCTGACCCCTACTAGTGATGCGGATTATTCTAGTGTTCAACAATCACCTTCTTTTGATACTAGCTTATTTAAGTTTCCATGACCTCCCAGCAAAGTTATGCCTGCTAGAAAAATCCACGACACAATATATATATGCTGTACCATTGTATGACTGTAACGCCGTCTGACAATACTTACTGAAAATACCTAAGAAAAACAGAGAAAATAATTACCTACTTAATTTATTTGTATGAATATAATTTTTAATCATGTATGCAGACGAATTATCGAACTAGCTTGTTTCAAATATAAATTCTGCCCTTCAAATTAATACTGCTAATTCTACTGCAAGGAAAAACTAAAATCTCCTCTGGTTAATTTAATTGACATACAGCTGTTCCTGGTTTACCTCTTATTGGAAATCTGCACCAGTTAAAAGAGAAGAAGCCCCATAAGACCTTCGCAAAATGGTCTGATATTTATGGGCCAATATACACCATAAAGACTGGGGCTTCATCAGTAGCTGTGCTCAACTCTTCTGAAGTAGCCAAGGAGGTAATACGGAAGCTGTCTTTTTTTCATAATTCACGTGTTAATATACTTTTAGGTTCTACTACAAAATATCATCTTTTGCACTTTTGGGTAATTGTGGCAACTTGGGCTTTAGTCTTCTGACTGATTTTTGGCATTTACTCTGTATGCTTTTGTTGGCATTATCTCAGCGAATTTTCTTTTAAATGGAAAATATAATAATTCAAACCTAGATACAAGAGTTCTTTTTTCACCCCAGAAATTGAACTTCAAAGCTGATATAATCATTATTTTTACCTCTCTTTCTCATGCTAGAGACAAACCAAGAATCCTAACAAGCTTTTTAAAAAACAGAGGATTCAAGCAAGTTATGAACTGACCTCTTTCCCCCAAGAACGACCCAGAAACAATTATTAAGCTACAAGGTAGCCCAGATTAATAAATAAAATACGCATATAGTTCTTGATTTATGCTGTGATGCAAAATTGAGAAATGATGGAAGCATCGCACAAATATGTCGCACTTGACCAGAACATATATTCTTTTCTCAATATGCAGGCTATGGTTGCGAAATACTCATCCATTTCTACTCGAAAGCTACCTAAAGCATTGTCAGTGCTGACTCGTGATAAAACGATGGTTGCTATAAGTGACTACGGTGACTTCCACAAAATGGTGAAGCGTTTAGTTATGTCGGGCATGTTGGGCTCTTCTGCTCAGGTACAAGTCTTAACACTTAGGAAATTATACAGTTTAGTGGCCACCACTTGCATATGTTTACACATTCAGTTAATTAACGTTTCATGGTGAAATGGTTGCAAAATGGGTAGAGACAATTTAGGGACACAAGAGATATGATGATGGACAACATGTTAAGCACTTTCCATACGTTGGTGACTGACGACCCACATTCTCCTCTGAACTTCAGAGAAGTTTTCAAGGACGAGCTGTTCCGCCTGTCCTTGATCCAGGTAAGTCTACAAGCTTCATAATAGTGTGCTCATCCATTGTGACACTACTATCAGTTTCTTGATTTGAATCAGTCTTCAGATGCTTCGTTTATTATATGCGATAATGAGAGTGAACACTACAATTACAGAGTTTAGGCGAGGATGTGGGTTCAGTTTATGTGAAGGAGTTTGGGAGGGAGATATCGAAGGATGAAATTTACCAGATCACCGTGGTTGACATGATGATGTGTGCAATCGATGTTGATTGGAGGGATTTCTTCCCATACCTCAGCTGGATCCCAAACAAGGGCTTCGAAACAAGAGTTCGTACCGCAGAATCTAGGCGAACCGCGGTGATGCAAGCCTTGATCCATCAACAGAAAAAGAGAATTGCGAATGGCGAGGTAGCACCAATGCACATAGCCTGTAAACTGTCTTATTCTGATGCGGTTCTCCTATGTGTTAATTTGATCATCTTGACGCAATAAAATTGTGATATACAGGCCAGGGCATCCTATCTGGACTTCTTGCTGGCAGAGAAGGCACTGACAGACGAACAGCTGATGATGCTGGTGTGGGAGGCGGTCATCGAGGCTGCGGACACTACTTTGGTGACGACCGAGTGGGCAATGTATGAGCTGGCTAAAAACCCAGAAAAACAGGCAAGTTTCCCACTGTGCGGTGGTTTGATCTAGTCTTCTCTTTTGCTGGAAACAAATTGTTAACAGAAATGCTCTGGTCACATCAGGATCGACTCTACCAGGAGATCCGGGACGTGTGCGGCGACGAGACGGTCACTGAGGATCACCTGCCACGGCTGCCGTACCTCAACGCCGTGTTCCACGAGACGCTGCGGTTCCATTCTCCTGTCCCATTGGTGCCTCCAAGGTTCGTCCATGAGAACACCAAACTGGCCGGCTACGACGTCCCAGCCGGCACTGAGGTAATCGACAACACTAACATATTATTTGTCAGTTGGACAACACTAATAATTGATGGCACAAGAAGTTTCGGCTGCTGACCGTGGATTTCTGAAAAAATGGTTCAATTGTTTTAGCTGGTCATCAACCTGTACGGGTGCAACATGAACAAGAAGGACTGGGAGGAGCCCGAGGAGTGGAGGCCAGAGAGGTTCGTGGATGGGAGGTTCGAGGCTGCGGACATGTACAAGACCATGGCGTTCGGCGCCGGGAGGAGGTCCTGCGCCGGGAGCCTGCAGGCCACGACCATCTCGTGCGCCGCCATGGCGCGCTTCGTGCAGGACTTCGCCTGGAGGCTCAAGGAGGGCGACGAGGACAAGGTGGACACTGTGCAACTCACCAGCTACAAGCTCCACCCGCTCCACGTGCATCTCTCGCCGAGAGGGAGGAAGTGAATGGCACTTTTGCTGTTCTTTAAAGAGGAAAATTGGTAGTTTTGCTGTTGGTAATGAAGTGTGTAAAATTACGAATTGGCCGTGCTCTTCAGAACTTCGTCAAACAAGATCGATCGTAGCATGATATATAACGGATAAAGATTTGCTCTCCTGAAGTGTATAACGAATAAAGGCTTGCTTACCTGAAT
Protein-coding regions in this window:
- the LOC123168202 gene encoding ent-kaurene oxidase 2; translated protein: MESLLAALPAGGGGAVAAAAAAVGGLAAAAALAAKAGVVGTGRTNAPPAVPGLPLIGNLHQLKEKKPHKTFAKWSDIYGPIYTIKTGASSVAVLNSSEVAKEAMVAKYSSISTRKLPKALSVLTRDKTMVAISDYGDFHKMVKRLVMSGMLGSSAQRQFRDTRDMMMDNMLSTFHTLVTDDPHSPLNFREVFKDELFRLSLIQSLGEDVGSVYVKEFGREISKDEIYQITVVDMMMCAIDVDWRDFFPYLSWIPNKGFETRVRTAESRRTAVMQALIHQQKKRIANGEARASYLDFLLAEKALTDEQLMMLVWEAVIEAADTTLVTTEWAMYELAKNPEKQDRLYQEIRDVCGDETVTEDHLPRLPYLNAVFHETLRFHSPVPLVPPRFVHENTKLAGYDVPAGTELVINLYGCNMNKKDWEEPEEWRPERFVDGRFEAADMYKTMAFGAGRRSCAGSLQATTISCAAMARFVQDFAWRLKEGDEDKVDTVQLTSYKLHPLHVHLSPRGRK